A single window of Ignavibacteriota bacterium DNA harbors:
- the lptC gene encoding LPS export ABC transporter periplasmic protein LptC, translated as MIEFKHHIKYLKIVFISLFVMWILASVTSCDIFDSKIAKPVDSTYVFPEPDQSGTDIEVLFVDSGYTKAKLKAKKGRVFQDNQETFLDDMVNVDFYSRFSGARISNLIADSARIDDVTKNMLARGNVVVISDSTGNKLETQILEWNNRTQKIYSNEFVKISTRNEIITGYGFESDQNLENYKINRVSGISYRNN; from the coding sequence ATGATAGAATTTAAGCATCATATTAAATATTTAAAAATAGTTTTCATATCTCTTTTTGTGATGTGGATATTAGCATCAGTTACATCTTGCGATATTTTTGATTCAAAAATCGCAAAGCCGGTTGATTCTACTTATGTTTTCCCTGAGCCTGACCAGTCCGGTACTGATATTGAAGTACTTTTTGTTGATTCAGGATATACGAAAGCTAAATTAAAAGCAAAAAAAGGCAGAGTTTTCCAAGATAATCAGGAAACATTTTTAGATGATATGGTTAATGTTGATTTCTACTCCAGATTTTCAGGGGCAAGAATCAGCAATCTGATAGCTGACAGCGCCAGAATTGATGATGTTACCAAAAATATGCTTGCACGCGGAAATGTCGTTGTAATATCTGACAGCACCGGAAATAAACTCGAAACCCAGATACTTGAGTGGAATAATAGAACACAGAAGATATATTCGAATGAATTCGTCAAAATATCAACAAGAAATGAAATAATTACAGGTTATGGCTTTGAGTCTGACCAGAATCTTGAAAATTATAAAATTAATAGAGTTAGTGGAATCAGTTACAGGAATAATTAA
- the kdsA gene encoding 3-deoxy-8-phosphooctulonate synthase yields MNSEKNILDKIIIIAGPCLAESEIVINETAETLASLTQNAGIEFYFKASYRKANRSSINSISGMGDLRALSWIKSAAEKYNLRTLTDIHSAEEAKIAAKYVDCLQIPAFLARQTDILLTAGDTGKFVNIKKGQFMAPEDMHKAAAKVKSTGNEKIWLTERGTTFGYHDLVVDYRGLVIMAESGYPVIFDATHSVQKPSIGEQSGGSPKFIEKLTRAALAVGVDGIFFETHPDPKNALSDSATQLPLDKAGDFIDSILRIHNFFKNQ; encoded by the coding sequence CTGAATTCGGAAAAAAACATATTGGATAAAATAATTATTATTGCCGGACCTTGTCTTGCGGAATCCGAAATTGTAATTAATGAGACAGCGGAAACACTTGCCTCACTCACTCAGAATGCAGGTATTGAATTTTATTTTAAAGCATCATACCGAAAAGCAAACCGTTCGAGCATTAATTCGATATCCGGTATGGGAGACTTACGGGCACTGAGCTGGATTAAGTCTGCGGCAGAAAAATATAATCTTAGGACATTGACTGATATTCATTCTGCTGAAGAAGCTAAAATCGCAGCTAAATATGTAGATTGTCTTCAAATTCCTGCATTTCTGGCACGTCAGACCGATATACTTCTTACAGCGGGTGATACAGGAAAATTTGTGAATATCAAAAAAGGGCAATTTATGGCACCCGAAGATATGCACAAAGCTGCTGCAAAAGTAAAATCCACAGGTAATGAGAAAATTTGGCTTACTGAGCGAGGTACTACTTTCGGCTACCACGATTTAGTTGTAGATTATCGTGGGCTTGTAATTATGGCTGAGTCAGGTTATCCGGTCATATTTGATGCTACTCATTCGGTTCAAAAGCCTTCAATCGGGGAGCAGTCCGGCGGAAGTCCCAAATTTATCGAAAAACTCACCAGAGCGGCGCTTGCTGTTGGTGTTGACGGGATATTTTTTGAAACACATCCCGACCCTAAGAATGCTTTGAGCGATTCTGCTACACAGCTTCCGCTCGACAAAGCAGGTGATTTTATTGACTCTATTCTTCGAATACATAATTTCTTTAAAAATCAATGA
- a CDS encoding 2-phosphosulfolactate phosphatase, giving the protein MSVLIDAYLTPFFPEHESLFEDAAVVMIDVLRASSTVAYALQSGAKEIVPVDGLDKAVKIFSGLSKEVRFLGGERNGEKPSGFDAGNSPFEYSPEKVKGRSVILTTSNGTRIFQKAKQAKLRLIGSLVNHKATLNHLINEYLINSDITKKVIFLCAGNDGRLSYEDMLCAGAFIAELTKILPDFKISDPAMASMQLYNIHKNDLKSFLSTRDHSQRLKELKLFHDLDFCLSMDVCHVVAIAESASIRKY; this is encoded by the coding sequence ATGTCAGTTTTGATAGATGCTTATCTAACACCATTTTTTCCCGAGCACGAAAGCTTGTTCGAAGATGCGGCAGTTGTAATGATTGACGTTTTGAGAGCAAGTTCGACCGTAGCTTATGCTCTCCAAAGCGGAGCAAAAGAAATTGTACCTGTGGACGGATTGGATAAAGCAGTAAAAATATTCAGTGGATTAAGTAAGGAAGTCAGGTTTTTAGGTGGAGAACGAAATGGTGAAAAGCCCTCCGGATTCGATGCAGGCAACTCACCTTTTGAATATTCTCCCGAAAAAGTCAAGGGAAGAAGTGTCATTCTCACAACTTCCAATGGAACAAGGATTTTTCAAAAAGCCAAACAAGCAAAATTACGACTGATAGGCTCATTAGTGAATCATAAAGCAACTTTGAATCATCTTATTAATGAATATTTAATTAATAGTGACATAACCAAGAAAGTAATATTTCTTTGTGCGGGCAATGACGGAAGGCTTTCTTACGAGGATATGCTTTGCGCCGGTGCATTCATAGCTGAATTAACAAAAATATTGCCGGATTTCAAAATTTCAGACCCGGCTATGGCATCAATGCAACTTTACAACATCCATAAGAATGATTTGAAAAGTTTTCTGAGTACAAGAGACCACTCTCAACGTCTTAAAGAACTCAAACTTTTTCATGATTTAGATTTTTGCTTGTCAATGGATGTGTGCCACGTTGTTGCTATAGCAGAAAGTGCAAGCATTAGAAAATATTAA
- a CDS encoding DNA translocase FtsK: protein MLITLYLGTDIKFETIYQNIMEFLGKAKSGITEAFGDDSDNENDESQTDGHNISNAKKVNVDSKVVQTTQVTAQANTEPARDIQRKPTVIINRATIKDSENQQNPFQNIKIKKVDDNQEPISEIVPEIKPEINSDETIKEVEIPEFKPNFKNIKEKSFTSLDEIEEDKSKSETVLIEPMQIQDENSTNLTLNSENSFIDSKLSDEDISENTKQLNITLNRSKTIEKEPVNLIGTAVLDEEINYKFPGTEFLNTEKAKSFVDEAELEMNARILQEKLETFKIFIENLSVTPGPVVTQYEFVPAAGIKISKIESLSDDLAMALKAKGIRIIAPIPGKGTIGVEIPNANPSIVRFGETVESPKFKNSDFKLPLVMGKTISGDTYIIDLAKMPHLLIAGSTGSGKSVGINTIISSLVYKLHPSELKFVMIDPKKVELQSYSKLKNHYMAASPEVHDTIVTKPEDAVTILKAAVAEMEIRYDILASVRQRNIADYNIKVRLGAFNDNKDMSHKPMPYIVVIIDELADLMLVASKEIEEPITRLAQMARAVGIHLVVATQRPSVDVITGVIKANFPARIAYLVASKIDSRTILDMQGAEQLLGQGDMLCLPPGSPKPVRIQNSFISTDEVEALCDFIGDQKGYSEPYYLPSINEKSESAGYYDPEDRDPLFEEAARLMVQHQQGSVSLIQRRLKVGYARAGRIVDELERAGIIGPFDGSKARLVLIDNLADLDRIL, encoded by the coding sequence ATGCTCATTACTTTATACCTTGGAACTGATATTAAGTTTGAAACAATTTATCAGAATATTATGGAATTTTTAGGGAAAGCAAAGTCCGGTATCACTGAAGCATTTGGTGACGACTCAGATAATGAGAATGATGAAAGCCAAACTGATGGTCATAATATTTCCAATGCAAAAAAAGTTAATGTTGACAGCAAAGTTGTTCAAACAACACAAGTTACTGCTCAAGCCAATACTGAGCCTGCTCGAGATATTCAGAGAAAACCTACGGTTATAATTAACAGAGCAACTATTAAGGATAGTGAAAACCAACAAAATCCATTTCAAAATATCAAGATCAAAAAAGTTGATGATAATCAGGAACCAATTTCTGAAATAGTGCCTGAAATAAAACCTGAAATTAATTCTGATGAGACTATTAAAGAGGTTGAAATTCCGGAATTTAAACCCAATTTCAAAAATATCAAGGAAAAAAGTTTCACAAGTCTTGATGAAATAGAAGAGGATAAATCAAAAAGTGAAACAGTTTTAATTGAGCCAATGCAGATTCAAGATGAAAATTCTACAAACCTGACTCTAAACAGCGAAAATTCCTTCATTGACAGTAAATTAAGCGATGAGGATATCTCTGAAAATACAAAACAATTAAATATTACACTCAATCGCTCCAAGACAATCGAAAAAGAACCGGTAAATTTGATTGGGACTGCTGTACTCGACGAGGAAATTAATTATAAATTCCCCGGTACTGAATTTCTGAATACAGAAAAAGCTAAATCATTTGTTGATGAAGCAGAACTTGAGATGAATGCACGGATATTGCAGGAGAAGCTCGAAACATTTAAAATTTTCATCGAAAATTTAAGTGTTACTCCCGGTCCTGTGGTAACTCAGTATGAGTTTGTACCGGCTGCCGGTATCAAAATCAGCAAAATTGAAAGTCTGAGCGATGACCTTGCAATGGCACTCAAAGCAAAAGGCATCAGAATAATTGCACCAATTCCCGGCAAAGGCACTATCGGAGTTGAAATTCCGAATGCAAATCCTTCGATTGTTCGTTTCGGTGAAACTGTTGAATCTCCAAAATTCAAAAATTCAGATTTCAAACTTCCGCTTGTAATGGGGAAAACTATTTCCGGCGATACTTACATAATTGATCTTGCCAAGATGCCGCACCTATTGATAGCAGGCTCCACAGGTTCCGGTAAATCAGTGGGTATCAATACAATTATTAGTTCTCTTGTCTATAAATTACACCCCAGTGAGCTGAAATTTGTAATGATTGACCCTAAGAAAGTCGAGCTTCAGTCTTACAGTAAGCTTAAAAATCACTACATGGCTGCTTCACCTGAGGTCCATGACACAATTGTTACTAAACCTGAAGATGCCGTAACAATTTTGAAAGCAGCAGTCGCCGAAATGGAAATTCGTTATGACATCCTTGCATCAGTTCGCCAGAGAAATATTGCCGACTATAATATAAAAGTGCGTCTTGGCGCTTTTAATGATAATAAGGATATGTCACATAAACCTATGCCATATATTGTCGTAATAATAGACGAGCTTGCTGACCTTATGCTTGTTGCATCGAAGGAAATTGAAGAGCCTATTACAAGGCTTGCCCAAATGGCACGCGCTGTTGGCATACATCTTGTTGTAGCCACTCAAAGGCCATCTGTTGACGTTATAACAGGTGTAATTAAAGCAAATTTCCCTGCAAGAATTGCTTATCTTGTAGCTTCTAAAATTGATTCAAGAACCATTCTTGATATGCAGGGTGCCGAACAGCTTCTTGGGCAGGGCGATATGTTATGCCTGCCTCCCGGTTCTCCAAAACCAGTTAGAATTCAAAATTCATTCATCAGCACTGATGAAGTGGAGGCTTTGTGTGACTTTATCGGTGACCAGAAGGGATATTCCGAACCGTATTACCTGCCAAGCATAAACGAAAAGTCGGAATCTGCCGGTTACTATGACCCTGAAGATCGTGACCCACTTTTTGAAGAGGCTGCAAGACTGATGGTACAGCATCAGCAGGGCTCTGTATCTCTTATTCAAAGGCGGCTTAAGGTTGGATACGCCAGAGCAGGAAGGATAGTTGACGAACTTGAAAGAGCCGGAATCATCGGTCCATTCGACGGTAGTAAAGCAAGGCTTGTATTAATTGATAACTTGGCTGATTTAGATAGAATTTTATAG
- a CDS encoding ABC transporter permease: MNFYESILIALDSIRVNKLRAGLTLLSIAIGVFAIIVAMGLVRSINTTVSDQMAELGENTFSVFRVPKIQLGGNAWRMYRNRKPLTYRQAEDFKKQMTSAFAISANSTSTGHTIKYMNSESNPDVSLIGTDADYFITNNINIADGRSFYSGDIDFNRNVVIIGNDISILLFPGGNAIGKDIIIGKQKYTVVGITEAKGAILGKSQDNYVIIPLTQFLKYYSERWEESLNINVKAGSKDELRTVIDEAIGILRGIRDVQPWEMNSFELETNESLALQFESITGFLSIFGFVSGIIALIAAGIGIMNIMLVTIKERTREIGIRKALGARKFWIMSQFITETITLSQIGGFIGIGMGLGLAALFSNLLGLSITIPVDWIIFSIVICTVLGVVFGAYPAWKAANLDPIDALRYE, translated from the coding sequence ATGAATTTTTACGAAAGTATATTAATAGCATTAGATTCAATCAGAGTAAATAAACTCCGTGCAGGGCTTACTTTGCTAAGTATCGCAATAGGAGTGTTTGCAATAATTGTTGCAATGGGACTTGTAAGGTCTATCAATACAACAGTAAGTGATCAAATGGCTGAACTTGGCGAAAATACTTTTTCAGTTTTCAGAGTACCTAAAATTCAACTTGGTGGTAATGCATGGAGAATGTACCGCAACCGTAAACCACTAACTTATCGTCAGGCAGAGGATTTCAAAAAACAAATGACATCTGCTTTTGCAATCAGTGCCAATTCGACATCAACTGGACATACTATAAAATATATGAATAGTGAGTCTAACCCTGATGTTTCACTTATTGGAACAGATGCTGATTATTTCATTACTAATAATATTAATATTGCTGATGGCAGGTCATTTTATTCAGGTGATATTGATTTTAACAGAAATGTTGTAATTATCGGAAATGATATTTCGATTTTACTCTTTCCCGGTGGTAATGCGATAGGAAAAGATATCATTATCGGCAAGCAGAAATATACTGTAGTTGGCATAACAGAAGCAAAAGGTGCAATTCTTGGAAAAAGCCAGGATAATTATGTAATTATTCCGCTGACACAATTTTTAAAATATTACTCCGAAAGATGGGAAGAATCACTTAACATAAATGTCAAAGCCGGAAGCAAAGATGAATTACGAACAGTAATAGATGAAGCAATAGGTATTCTTCGTGGGATTCGCGATGTGCAGCCCTGGGAAATGAATAGTTTTGAGCTTGAAACTAACGAATCGCTTGCATTGCAATTCGAAAGTATAACCGGTTTTTTATCAATATTTGGCTTTGTATCAGGAATAATTGCCCTAATAGCCGCAGGTATTGGTATTATGAACATAATGCTTGTTACAATCAAGGAAAGAACTCGCGAAATCGGCATAAGAAAAGCACTCGGAGCAAGGAAATTCTGGATTATGTCACAGTTTATTACCGAAACAATTACATTAAGCCAGATAGGAGGGTTCATTGGAATTGGAATGGGACTTGGTTTGGCGGCATTATTCAGCAATTTGCTGGGACTCAGCATAACAATACCTGTTGACTGGATAATATTCAGCATTGTAATATGTACAGTATTGGGTGTGGTCTTTGGTGCTTACCCCGCATGGAAAGCTGCTAATTTAGACCCGATAGATGCACTGAGATATGAATAA